The proteins below come from a single Acidovorax sp. NCPPB 4044 genomic window:
- a CDS encoding TIGR03751 family conjugal transfer lipoprotein produces MRSTWIERRASLRIQHVQHTQRVLRAPLIAIAVLMAGCATHKDDLLSHGDRTIRDIWDQETGGGSGAGGVATGGGAASRQLMDARQVLRRPLTAADVRAIPADNAAYTRTAENEIYRQFRRLPNPDLVMYVFPHLAGTDPVPVPGYSTVFPLYQRIQYAMPGERVEDY; encoded by the coding sequence ATGCGATCGACCTGGATTGAGCGCCGCGCGTCCCTGCGCATCCAGCATGTCCAGCACACCCAGCGCGTCCTTCGCGCCCCACTCATCGCCATCGCCGTGCTGATGGCCGGCTGCGCCACGCACAAGGACGACCTGCTCTCGCACGGCGACCGCACCATCCGCGACATCTGGGACCAGGAGACCGGCGGCGGCAGTGGTGCTGGTGGCGTCGCCACGGGCGGCGGCGCGGCGTCCCGCCAGCTGATGGACGCACGGCAGGTTCTGCGCCGTCCGCTCACCGCGGCCGACGTGCGGGCCATTCCCGCGGACAACGCGGCCTACACCCGCACGGCGGAGAACGAGATCTACCGCCAGTTCCGCCGGCTGCCCAACCCCGACCTGGTCATGTACGTGTTCCCACACCTGGCGGGCACGGACCCGGTGCCCGTGCCCGGCTACAGCACCGTGTTCCCGCTGTACCAGCGCATCCAGTACGCGATGCCGGGCGAACGCGTGGAGGACTACTGA
- the radC gene encoding RadC family protein, with protein sequence MEQPTPEVLASTSAPAFSVQERRLIYRAIEVLERKLFQREAHIPSPEALFDYLRLKLAREPNELFGAVFLDNKHQVIAFEALAIGTINQAIVHPRVVVKRAMELNAAAVILAHNHPSGDTQDSAADRMLTERLQSALGFVDIRVLDHVIVGKGTPYSFAQAGLL encoded by the coding sequence ATGGAACAACCGACACCCGAAGTGCTGGCAAGCACCAGCGCACCCGCCTTCTCCGTCCAGGAGAGGCGTCTGATCTACCGCGCCATCGAAGTGCTGGAACGCAAACTGTTCCAGCGCGAAGCGCACATCCCCTCTCCTGAAGCACTGTTCGACTATCTGCGTTTGAAGCTGGCCCGAGAGCCCAATGAACTCTTCGGCGCGGTCTTCCTCGACAACAAGCATCAGGTCATCGCGTTCGAGGCCCTCGCAATCGGCACGATCAACCAGGCGATCGTCCACCCTCGCGTGGTCGTCAAACGCGCGATGGAGTTGAACGCCGCCGCGGTGATCCTCGCGCACAACCACCCCTCGGGCGACACCCAGGACAGTGCAGCCGATCGGATGCTCACGGAACGACTGCAGAGCGCACTTGGCTTCGTGGACATCCGCGTGCTCGACCACGTGATCGTCGGGAAGGGCACGCCCTACTCTTTCGCCCAAGCGGGCTTATTGTGA
- a CDS encoding TIGR03749 family integrating conjugative element protein, which produces MMRTQPSALRAAALWATLWLGATPAAHAVQILRWDRMPLAVPLRVGEERVVFIDRNVRVGVPAAIADRLRVQSAGGAIYLKASEAIEPTRLQLQDADSGALILIDIAAAPAQAGPAPLEPLEPIRIVEGDGAGPRYGARDRAGGTGADAGGQPADALSPNAAPPDAAPRVRHETPVAVVLTRYAAQNLYAPLRTVEPAGGVTPARLPRGLDLDALAPALPVHARALAAWRMEDQWVTAVRLTNTSPRWVDLDPRMLIGDFVAATFQHPGLGPAGDATDTTVLYLVTRGSGLGNALLPRIGRIDAAQNLPTPAKDATDATDAAPVLAPPPQPPSGADHAK; this is translated from the coding sequence ATGATGCGCACCCAACCGTCCGCCCTGCGCGCAGCCGCCCTCTGGGCGACGCTCTGGCTGGGCGCCACGCCCGCAGCCCACGCGGTACAGATCCTGCGGTGGGATCGCATGCCGCTCGCGGTCCCCCTGCGCGTCGGCGAGGAGCGCGTGGTGTTCATCGACCGCAACGTGCGCGTCGGCGTGCCCGCGGCCATCGCCGACCGGCTGCGCGTGCAGAGCGCGGGCGGCGCGATCTACCTCAAGGCCAGCGAGGCGATCGAGCCGACGCGGCTGCAGTTGCAGGACGCCGACAGCGGCGCGCTGATCCTGATCGACATCGCCGCCGCACCGGCCCAGGCCGGCCCAGCACCGCTGGAGCCCCTGGAGCCGATCCGCATCGTCGAAGGCGATGGGGCAGGACCGCGCTACGGCGCGCGCGATCGGGCGGGCGGCACCGGGGCGGATGCCGGCGGGCAACCCGCCGATGCACTGTCGCCCAACGCCGCGCCGCCCGATGCCGCCCCGCGGGTGCGCCACGAAACGCCGGTCGCCGTCGTGCTCACCCGCTACGCGGCGCAGAACCTCTATGCGCCGCTGCGCACCGTGGAGCCCGCGGGCGGTGTGACCCCGGCGCGCCTGCCCCGCGGGCTCGACCTGGACGCACTCGCGCCGGCCCTGCCGGTGCATGCGCGGGCGCTGGCCGCTTGGCGCATGGAAGACCAGTGGGTCACCGCGGTGCGCCTGACCAACACCTCGCCGCGCTGGGTGGACCTCGATCCGCGCATGCTCATCGGCGATTTCGTGGCCGCGACGTTCCAGCACCCGGGCCTGGGGCCGGCGGGAGACGCCACCGATACCACCGTGCTCTACCTGGTCACGCGCGGAAGCGGGCTGGGCAATGCGCTGCTGCCGCGCATCGGCCGCATCGACGCGGCGCAGAACCTGCCGACACCTGCGAAGGACGCGACGGACGCGACGGACGCCGCGCCCGTGCTGGCACCTCCACCGCAGCCGCCGTCGGGAGCCGATCATGCAAAGTAA
- a CDS encoding Bug family tripartite tricarboxylate transporter substrate binding protein encodes MKRRIIASLIATLPLLASAFPDRPIRLIVPLPAGSITDVVARTLAESMATRLKQPIVVDNQAGGNAIPGTMAAVRATPDGYTLLMVGVTNGASNLATVKSLPYDPRKDFAPVGQIAEAPFMLVARKSLPVTQLKDLIAYGKAHPDKLSYGNGSGSAQLSAARLVSQAGFTATAVPYKGVPQAMTDLIGDIIDFAVVDLVNGLQAARAGRVVALGVTSAQRTPLAPDLPTLAEQGLRGYDISVWFGMVAPAHTPAAVIARINAALLEALADPAIKQRFDQAGLTPSPSSPEAFGRLVDGDIAKWTTIARDAGIAPQ; translated from the coding sequence ATGAAACGAAGAATCATCGCATCGCTCATCGCCACGCTACCCCTGCTGGCATCGGCCTTCCCCGACCGACCGATCCGGCTGATCGTTCCACTGCCCGCGGGCAGCATCACGGATGTCGTGGCACGCACGCTCGCGGAGAGCATGGCGACCCGCCTCAAGCAACCCATCGTCGTGGACAACCAGGCCGGCGGGAATGCCATCCCCGGCACGATGGCCGCGGTGCGGGCGACACCCGATGGCTACACCTTGCTGATGGTCGGGGTCACCAACGGAGCGAGCAATCTCGCTACCGTGAAATCCCTGCCCTACGACCCCCGCAAGGATTTCGCGCCGGTGGGCCAGATCGCCGAAGCGCCCTTCATGCTGGTGGCCCGCAAGTCGCTGCCCGTGACCCAGCTGAAGGATCTGATCGCCTACGGCAAGGCGCACCCCGACAAGCTCTCCTATGGCAACGGATCCGGCAGCGCCCAGTTGTCCGCGGCACGGCTGGTGTCCCAGGCGGGTTTCACCGCCACCGCCGTGCCCTACAAGGGCGTGCCGCAGGCGATGACCGACTTGATCGGCGACATTATCGACTTTGCCGTGGTCGATCTGGTCAATGGGCTGCAGGCGGCACGCGCGGGGCGTGTGGTGGCACTGGGCGTCACCTCGGCGCAGCGCACCCCGCTTGCGCCGGACCTTCCCACCCTGGCCGAACAGGGATTGCGGGGATACGACATTTCCGTGTGGTTCGGCATGGTGGCGCCAGCCCACACGCCCGCCGCCGTGATCGCGAGGATCAACGCGGCACTGCTCGAAGCGCTTGCGGATCCGGCGATCAAGCAACGCTTCGACCAGGCGGGTCTGACGCCCTCGCCGTCGTCGCCCGAGGCCTTCGGCCGGCTCGTCGACGGCGACATCGCCAAGTGGACGACGATCGCGCGCGACGCCGGCATCGCGCCGCAATGA
- a CDS encoding DsbA family protein: protein MQGFFERLARCRTALASREWPIVAAVVLLVAALALALWPKETQAPAASDDAVQTAPPLPAGPPWTHGRPDARFTITVYADLECPYCQTYIPQLVRWIDATPDVHLQWQHLPLTLHEPAASREARLAECAGETQGHAGFWQAVSWIYAHTRAEGRGVPADARYPGETPALQSCLDSPRPQAIVQQQAQQAQRDGIGGTPTLRLNERQTGRSVVLSGATSADALLSAIDLLASPAPLP from the coding sequence ATGCAAGGATTCTTTGAGCGCCTCGCGCGCTGCCGCACGGCGCTCGCCAGCAGGGAGTGGCCCATCGTCGCCGCGGTCGTGCTGCTGGTTGCGGCGCTCGCTCTCGCCCTCTGGCCAAAGGAGACGCAAGCACCAGCGGCCAGCGACGACGCCGTGCAGACCGCACCGCCGCTGCCCGCCGGGCCGCCATGGACGCACGGCCGGCCGGATGCGCGCTTCACGATCACCGTGTATGCCGACCTCGAATGCCCTTACTGCCAGACGTACATCCCTCAACTGGTGCGCTGGATCGACGCCACTCCGGATGTGCATCTCCAGTGGCAACACTTGCCGCTCACCCTGCACGAGCCGGCGGCGAGCCGCGAGGCCCGGCTCGCCGAATGCGCAGGCGAAACGCAGGGCCATGCGGGCTTCTGGCAGGCCGTGTCGTGGATCTATGCGCACACCCGCGCCGAAGGCCGCGGCGTTCCCGCGGACGCCCGCTATCCTGGCGAGACGCCGGCATTGCAGTCGTGTCTGGACAGTCCGCGCCCGCAGGCCATCGTGCAGCAGCAGGCGCAGCAAGCCCAGCGCGACGGGATCGGCGGCACGCCGACGCTGCGGCTGAACGAGCGACAGACCGGCCGGTCCGTGGTCCTGAGCGGAGCCACCTCCGCGGACGCGCTGCTGTCCGCGATCGATCTGCTCGCATCCCCGGCTCCGCTTCCCTGA
- a CDS encoding LysR substrate-binding domain-containing protein — MLQFRQMEVFRAMMLTGSVKGAASLMRLSPSAVSRMVTQLECDVGYPLFERVKGRLAPTGEANALLPEVEACYRHALQLADLAENLRVGSAGTLNICASHCLSRGLVPRAIARFLTQFPKVQVQVRASLLADMPGEVLSNRADLAVSVLPLHHANLQVTPFTEGRMVCVAPRDHALARLAAAQFKDIASYPVITHHPSIPFGQLVTAAFERANVHLPSRIHIYHTDVACALVRAGVGVAIVDEFTVDGLAWGRDLSVVPLATGIVLTPTVLRSMLASGRPHADLFVAALQEEARLDRHRGAGATA, encoded by the coding sequence ATGCTGCAGTTTCGTCAAATGGAAGTTTTCAGGGCAATGATGCTCACCGGCTCGGTCAAGGGCGCCGCATCGCTGATGCGCCTCTCGCCGTCCGCGGTCAGCCGCATGGTGACGCAGCTGGAATGCGATGTCGGTTATCCGCTCTTCGAGCGCGTGAAGGGACGGCTGGCGCCGACCGGCGAGGCGAACGCGCTGCTTCCCGAAGTGGAGGCCTGCTACCGGCACGCACTGCAATTGGCCGATCTGGCCGAGAACCTGCGGGTGGGTTCCGCGGGAACGCTCAACATCTGCGCCAGCCATTGCCTCAGCCGCGGTCTCGTGCCGCGGGCCATCGCGCGATTTCTCACGCAGTTTCCCAAGGTGCAAGTGCAGGTGCGCGCGAGCCTGCTCGCGGACATGCCGGGGGAGGTGCTGAGCAACCGCGCGGACCTGGCGGTGTCCGTGCTGCCGCTGCACCACGCGAACCTGCAGGTGACGCCCTTCACCGAAGGCCGCATGGTGTGCGTGGCTCCCCGGGACCATGCCCTCGCCCGCCTGGCGGCAGCGCAGTTCAAGGACATCGCGTCGTATCCGGTCATCACCCATCACCCGAGCATCCCCTTCGGACAACTGGTCACCGCGGCGTTCGAACGGGCCAATGTCCACCTGCCCTCCCGCATCCACATCTACCACACGGATGTCGCGTGCGCCCTGGTGCGCGCCGGCGTGGGCGTGGCGATCGTGGACGAGTTCACCGTCGATGGGCTGGCGTGGGGCCGCGATCTCAGCGTCGTGCCGCTCGCGACCGGCATCGTGCTCACCCCGACCGTGTTGCGCTCGATGCTCGCCAGCGGTCGTCCGCATGCCGATCTGTTCGTCGCCGCCCTCCAGGAGGAGGCGCGGCTTGATCGCCACAGAGGCGCAGGCGCAACGGCATGA
- a CDS encoding TIGR03752 family integrating conjugative element protein, with translation MQSNSLLKWLMIPVAALLVFLGIHLSSGRSDRPAAGQGTAQLTPEEMKALGIDGDTPRDTVATLVAQVKQLRGELQTAMGDNKSQRAENDRLRQRENAIDQRIQSALDGERGRLQQEREQAAGEKQQTQGMLQDLQHKLDQLGGKGGGSADLPVGLGLEDGDGKGFGAQGGPGVRWIEPDDARPDAGKGPSGATGKPDRFPMRFGSAEGDAAGGSASTAATSLGTTTVAAEPPPAKPVYTVPTNATLMGSVAMTALIGRVPIDGTVNDPYPFKVLIGPDNLTANGIDLPEVAGAVVSGTASGDWTLSCVRGQIRSVTVVFRDGTIRTIPDDKNQGGAGGNRGNASHGNAADGQGPILGGLGWISDPHGIPCVGGERRSNAQQYLGSQALITAAGAGAASLIKSDGGNVAVVSNGNGSLGTVGISGNEAMGRILAGGVQEMSQWVNKLYGQAFAAVYVPPGAQVAVHLEQPLQIDYDVQGRRVRHHTGAPHAIDLD, from the coding sequence ATGCAAAGTAACAGCCTGCTCAAGTGGCTCATGATCCCCGTGGCGGCACTGCTGGTGTTCCTCGGCATCCACCTTTCGTCCGGCCGCTCCGACCGGCCCGCCGCGGGCCAAGGCACCGCGCAGCTCACCCCCGAGGAAATGAAGGCCCTGGGGATCGACGGCGACACGCCGCGCGACACCGTGGCCACGCTGGTCGCGCAAGTGAAGCAGTTGCGGGGCGAACTGCAGACCGCGATGGGCGACAACAAGAGCCAGCGCGCGGAGAACGACCGTCTGCGCCAGCGCGAGAATGCGATTGATCAGCGCATCCAGTCCGCGCTCGACGGCGAGCGCGGCCGCCTGCAGCAGGAGCGCGAGCAGGCGGCCGGCGAGAAGCAGCAGACCCAGGGCATGCTGCAGGATCTGCAGCACAAGCTCGACCAGCTCGGCGGCAAGGGCGGCGGCTCCGCGGACCTGCCGGTCGGCCTGGGACTGGAGGACGGCGACGGCAAGGGCTTCGGCGCGCAGGGCGGCCCGGGCGTGCGCTGGATTGAGCCCGACGATGCACGCCCCGATGCCGGCAAGGGCCCTTCCGGCGCCACCGGCAAGCCGGATCGGTTCCCCATGCGCTTCGGGTCGGCCGAGGGCGATGCGGCTGGTGGCTCCGCCTCCACTGCCGCCACCTCGCTGGGCACCACCACGGTCGCCGCGGAGCCCCCGCCGGCCAAGCCGGTCTACACCGTCCCCACGAACGCCACGCTGATGGGCTCGGTCGCCATGACCGCCCTGATCGGCCGCGTGCCGATCGACGGCACCGTCAACGATCCCTACCCCTTCAAGGTGCTCATCGGACCCGACAACCTCACGGCCAACGGTATCGACCTGCCGGAGGTGGCGGGCGCCGTGGTGAGCGGTACCGCCTCGGGCGACTGGACGCTGTCGTGCGTGCGCGGCCAGATCCGCTCGGTCACCGTCGTGTTCCGCGACGGCACCATCCGCACCATCCCCGACGACAAGAACCAAGGCGGCGCTGGCGGCAACCGTGGCAACGCGAGCCATGGCAACGCTGCCGACGGCCAGGGCCCGATCCTGGGAGGTCTCGGCTGGATCAGCGATCCGCACGGCATTCCCTGCGTCGGCGGCGAGCGGCGCAGCAACGCGCAGCAATACCTCGGCTCGCAGGCCCTCATCACGGCCGCGGGCGCGGGTGCCGCCTCGCTCATCAAGAGCGACGGCGGCAATGTCGCGGTGGTGAGCAACGGCAACGGCTCGCTCGGCACGGTGGGCATTTCCGGCAACGAGGCCATGGGCCGCATCCTCGCCGGCGGCGTGCAGGAGATGTCGCAGTGGGTGAACAAACTCTACGGCCAGGCCTTCGCCGCGGTGTACGTGCCGCCGGGCGCCCAGGTCGCCGTCCACCTCGAACAGCCGTTGCAGATTGACTACGACGTCCAGGGCCGCAGGGTCCGCCACCACACCGGAGCACCCCATGCGATCGACCTGGATTGA
- a CDS encoding amino acid synthesis family protein, with protein sequence MLKIRKILLNVERIHHEGGPARAIPVTMGSIAALVRNPCAGRYVEDLSEMAAAARELARSLVPELLAALGGKDRIEAYGKGAIVGTDGELEHGAVWHEAGGWSMREALPRAKSIVPAVKAVACAGTRLHIPVHHIEACYVRSHFAAMEVGVADGPRPDELLYALVMSTGARVHERLGGLRADQIAAGDGQR encoded by the coding sequence ATGCTCAAGATCCGCAAGATCCTCCTTAACGTCGAACGCATCCACCATGAGGGCGGCCCGGCGCGCGCCATCCCCGTCACGATGGGATCGATCGCGGCATTGGTGCGCAATCCCTGCGCCGGCCGCTATGTGGAAGACCTGTCCGAGATGGCCGCCGCTGCCCGGGAGCTCGCCCGTTCGCTGGTGCCTGAACTGCTGGCTGCCCTGGGCGGGAAGGACAGGATCGAGGCGTATGGCAAAGGCGCCATCGTGGGCACCGACGGTGAGCTGGAGCACGGTGCCGTCTGGCACGAGGCGGGCGGCTGGTCGATGCGCGAGGCATTGCCCCGCGCCAAGTCGATCGTTCCCGCTGTGAAAGCGGTGGCGTGCGCCGGCACGCGGCTGCACATCCCCGTGCACCACATCGAGGCCTGCTACGTGCGCAGCCACTTCGCCGCGATGGAGGTGGGCGTGGCCGATGGGCCGCGGCCCGACGAGCTGCTCTACGCACTGGTGATGTCCACGGGCGCTCGCGTCCATGAGCGGCTGGGCGGCCTGCGCGCGGACCAGATCGCCGCGGGCGACGGCCAGCGCTGA
- a CDS encoding NAD(P)-dependent oxidoreductase produces MDIGLVGMGNIGRHFMARWMAQGHRVFVHDTRAQAREEATQAGAIAAANLVDVLANAQVIALSLPLPTVVRDVAEAIAAAAGVRDPLLVVDLSTTGAQTTSEVGHLLDRAGVAFLSAPVSGGTAAAAQGLLTVMAAGPLAAYERARPVLDAVGRHIFYLGEDVRLGQTLKLINNTLYASAMLASCEALVCGAKAGLDARTMLDVINRSSGRCFATMERMQGALDRSFPVRFTTELLRKDVQLGLVAAGELGVPMHVSKAALQLLDQAVADGLGEADNIAAIQSIERQAGAVFGAAAA; encoded by the coding sequence ATGGACATCGGATTGGTCGGCATGGGGAACATCGGACGCCATTTCATGGCGCGATGGATGGCGCAGGGACACCGCGTCTTCGTGCATGACACGCGTGCTCAGGCACGCGAAGAAGCGACGCAAGCGGGGGCGATCGCCGCGGCCAACCTGGTCGATGTCCTGGCGAACGCCCAGGTGATTGCCCTGAGCCTTCCGCTGCCCACGGTCGTGCGGGACGTGGCCGAGGCCATCGCCGCGGCGGCCGGCGTCCGCGACCCGCTGCTCGTCGTGGATCTGTCCACGACGGGTGCCCAGACCACTTCGGAAGTGGGCCATCTGCTGGACCGCGCGGGCGTGGCTTTCCTGAGCGCGCCGGTGAGCGGCGGGACGGCAGCCGCGGCGCAAGGGCTGCTCACGGTGATGGCAGCGGGCCCGCTGGCGGCGTACGAGCGGGCCAGGCCCGTGCTCGACGCCGTGGGGCGCCACATCTTCTACCTGGGTGAGGACGTGCGCCTGGGCCAGACCCTCAAGCTGATCAACAACACGCTCTACGCCAGCGCGATGCTCGCGAGCTGCGAAGCGCTGGTGTGCGGCGCCAAGGCAGGGCTCGACGCCCGCACCATGCTGGACGTCATCAACCGCTCCAGCGGCCGGTGCTTCGCCACGATGGAGCGCATGCAAGGCGCCCTGGACCGGAGCTTCCCCGTCCGCTTCACCACCGAACTGCTGCGCAAGGACGTGCAGCTCGGGCTCGTGGCCGCGGGCGAACTCGGCGTTCCCATGCACGTCAGCAAGGCGGCACTTCAGTTGCTCGACCAGGCCGTCGCCGACGGCCTCGGCGAAGCGGACAACATCGCCGCGATCCAGTCGATCGAACGGCAGGCCGGCGCCGTGTTCGGAGCCGCGGCGGCCTGA
- a CDS encoding conjugative transfer ATPase: MRTGVAGLDQGAEEQPGGAPPDAWDEHVARLAGYGIPTPGTRARPPGQPRATEDDERALYGVAPSFADMLPWAEYLPESRCMLLDDGVSVAAFFELVPIGTEGREMAWLWQARDALENALQDAFDELDDQPWVVQLYAQDEANWDRYLRGLDAYVQPRARGSEFTTFYQRFFAHHLRAIGKSGGLFEDSAVTRLPWRGQSRRVRMVVYRRVPGGAAPRRGLTPEQALATVCDRLQGGLANAGVRAERIGAADVHAWLLRWFNPCPTLLGGSALDRERFYDLTRYPEDAEEGEIELASGTDFAQRLFFGAPRSDVANGLWWFDGMPHRAVVMDRLRHAPGTGHLTGETRKGDAINALFDQMPEDTAMCLTLVATPQDVLESHLNHLARKAVGETLASEQTRRDVQEARGLIGSAHKLYRGALAFYLRGRDLEQLDERGVQLANVMLGAGLQPVREDDEVAPLNTYLRWLPCVFDPAKDTRQWYTQLMFVQHAANLAPIWGRGRGTGHPGITLFNRGGDAITFDPLNRRDRQMNAHLFLFGPTGSGKSATLNNLLNQVMAIYRPRLFVVEAGNSFGLFGDFASRLGLTVHRVRLAPGAGVSLAPFGDARRLVDTPSQVRTLDADALDEAAEAEGAATDGDEQRDVLGELEITARLMITGGEDKEEARMTRADRSLIRQCILDAARDCTDAGRTVLTRDVRDALRGRAGDSNLPDARRARLLEMADAMDMFCQGADGEMFDRDGTPWPEADITIVDLATFAREGYNAQLSVAYISLINTVNNIAERDQFLGRPIINVTDEGHVITKNPLLAPYVVKITKMWRKLGAWYWLATQNLDDLPRAAEPMLNMIEWWICLSMPPDEVEKIARFRELNAAQKALMLSARKEAGKFTEGVVLSKSMELLFRAVPPSLYLAMAMTEPEEKAERFALMQQHGISELDAAILVAERIDRARGIEPLPHHALD; the protein is encoded by the coding sequence ATGCGCACCGGCGTGGCTGGGCTGGACCAGGGCGCCGAGGAGCAACCCGGCGGCGCGCCGCCCGATGCGTGGGACGAGCACGTCGCCCGGCTGGCCGGGTACGGCATTCCCACACCCGGAACCCGTGCGCGCCCTCCGGGGCAGCCGCGCGCCACCGAGGACGACGAGCGCGCGCTCTACGGCGTGGCGCCCTCGTTCGCGGACATGCTGCCCTGGGCGGAATACCTGCCCGAATCGCGCTGCATGCTGCTGGACGATGGCGTGTCCGTCGCGGCCTTCTTTGAGCTCGTGCCGATCGGCACGGAGGGTCGCGAGATGGCCTGGTTGTGGCAGGCCCGCGACGCGCTGGAGAACGCGCTGCAGGATGCCTTCGACGAACTGGACGACCAGCCCTGGGTGGTGCAGCTCTACGCCCAGGACGAGGCCAATTGGGACCGCTACCTACGCGGACTGGACGCCTACGTGCAACCGCGTGCGCGCGGCTCGGAGTTCACCACCTTCTACCAGCGATTCTTCGCGCACCACCTGCGCGCGATCGGCAAATCCGGCGGCCTGTTCGAGGACAGCGCTGTCACGCGCCTGCCCTGGCGGGGGCAATCGCGCCGCGTGCGCATGGTGGTCTATCGGCGCGTTCCGGGCGGCGCAGCCCCGCGCCGCGGCCTCACGCCTGAGCAGGCGCTGGCCACGGTCTGCGACCGCCTGCAGGGCGGCCTCGCGAACGCGGGCGTGCGTGCCGAGCGCATCGGCGCGGCCGACGTCCATGCGTGGCTGCTGCGCTGGTTCAATCCCTGCCCCACGCTGCTCGGAGGCAGCGCGCTGGACCGGGAACGCTTCTACGACCTGACGCGCTATCCGGAGGATGCCGAAGAGGGCGAGATCGAGCTGGCGAGCGGCACCGACTTCGCGCAGCGCCTCTTCTTCGGCGCGCCACGCTCCGATGTCGCCAACGGGCTCTGGTGGTTCGACGGCATGCCGCACCGCGCGGTGGTGATGGACCGCCTGCGCCATGCGCCGGGCACGGGGCACCTCACCGGCGAAACACGGAAGGGCGACGCGATCAACGCGCTTTTCGACCAGATGCCGGAGGACACCGCGATGTGCCTGACGCTCGTCGCCACGCCCCAGGACGTGCTCGAATCCCATCTCAACCACCTGGCGCGCAAGGCCGTGGGCGAGACCCTGGCGTCCGAGCAGACGCGTCGCGACGTGCAGGAAGCGCGCGGGCTCATCGGCAGCGCGCACAAGCTCTATCGCGGTGCCCTCGCCTTCTACCTGCGCGGCCGGGATCTGGAGCAGTTGGACGAGCGCGGCGTGCAGCTCGCCAACGTCATGCTGGGCGCCGGCCTGCAGCCGGTGCGCGAGGACGACGAGGTCGCGCCGCTAAACACCTATTTGCGCTGGCTGCCCTGCGTGTTCGACCCGGCCAAGGACACGCGCCAGTGGTACACGCAGCTCATGTTCGTGCAGCACGCGGCCAACCTGGCGCCGATCTGGGGCCGCGGCCGCGGCACGGGTCACCCGGGCATCACGCTGTTCAACCGCGGTGGAGATGCGATCACCTTCGATCCGCTCAATCGGCGGGATCGGCAAATGAACGCCCATCTTTTTTTGTTCGGCCCGACGGGTTCGGGCAAGAGCGCCACGCTCAACAACCTGCTCAACCAGGTGATGGCGATCTACCGCCCGCGCCTCTTCGTGGTGGAGGCAGGCAACTCGTTCGGCCTGTTCGGCGACTTTGCCTCCCGCCTGGGCCTCACGGTGCATCGGGTGCGGCTCGCGCCGGGCGCGGGCGTCAGCCTCGCCCCCTTCGGCGATGCGCGGCGCCTGGTGGACACGCCCAGCCAGGTCCGCACGCTCGATGCCGACGCGCTCGACGAAGCGGCGGAAGCCGAAGGCGCGGCAACGGACGGCGACGAGCAGCGCGACGTCCTCGGCGAGTTGGAGATCACCGCCCGCCTGATGATCACCGGCGGCGAGGACAAGGAAGAAGCGCGCATGACGCGCGCGGACCGCAGCCTGATCCGGCAGTGCATCCTCGATGCCGCACGTGACTGCACCGACGCCGGCCGCACGGTGCTGACGCGCGACGTGCGCGATGCGCTGCGTGGGCGTGCCGGAGACAGCAACCTGCCGGATGCGCGCCGCGCGCGACTGCTGGAGATGGCGGACGCGATGGACATGTTCTGCCAGGGCGCGGACGGCGAGATGTTCGACCGCGACGGCACGCCCTGGCCCGAGGCCGACATCACCATCGTGGACCTGGCCACCTTCGCCCGCGAGGGCTACAACGCGCAGCTGTCGGTGGCCTACATCTCCCTCATCAACACGGTGAACAACATCGCCGAGCGTGACCAGTTCCTCGGCCGGCCGATCATCAACGTGACCGACGAGGGGCACGTCATCACGAAAAACCCGCTGCTCGCGCCGTACGTGGTCAAGATCACCAAGATGTGGCGCAAGCTCGGCGCCTGGTACTGGTTGGCAACCCAGAACCTGGACGACCTGCCCCGGGCCGCCGAGCCCATGCTCAACATGATCGAGTGGTGGATCTGCTTGTCCATGCCGCCCGACGAAGTGGAGAAGATCGCGCGGTTTAGGGAACTCAACGCGGCGCAGAAGGCGTTGATGCTCTCGGCGCGCAAGGAAGCGGGCAAGTTCACCGAGGGGGTGGTGCTCTCGAAATCCATGGAACTGCTGTTTCGTGCCGTGCCGCCCAGCCTGTACCTCGCCATGGCGATGACCGAGCCCGAAGAGAAGGCGGAGCGTTTCGCGCTCATGCAGCAGCACGGCATCAGCGAACTGGATGCCGCGATCCTCGTCGCCGAGCGGATCGACCGCGCGCGCGGCATCGAGCCGTTGCCGCACCACGCACTGGACTGA